The Acidobacteriaceae bacterium nucleotide sequence GCGTCCGACTAGAGGTGTTCCGAAGGAAACATGTTTGGGCATACTAGCTCGTACCCTTCTTTATAAGGGTTCTACATAAAATCTTCTGCCCGGAATGATCATTAACTCATGGAAGTTCAAATTCTCGGTACGAGAGGTGTGCCGGCTGCTCACGGCGGTTTCGAAACCTTCGCGGAGGTGCTCGCTCTTCATCTGACGAAACTAGGACATAGGGTCACCGTGTATTGCCAGTCCGACGTTACGAGTTCCGCCAAGGAAGATTTTTGGCAAGGCATCCGAAGAATTCACCTCCACGGCGGCGAGGGTCCCCTTGGTACGATGAGATTCGACCTTGCGGCAGTTCGCGAATCCCTCAGATCGCAGGGTGTGCCTTTGATCTTGGGATACAACACAGCGATCTTCAGCGTTCTCTACCTGCTCAAGCGTCGCAAGACAATTATGAATATGGACGGCATTGAGTGGAAGCGCGAGAAATGGAGCCGAGTCGAGAGGCTTTGGCTCATGTTCAATGAATTCCTAGGAGCGCGGCTTTCCACCCATCTCATTGCCGATCACCCCGAGATCGCCCGACATCTCGAGCGGCATACATCCAAAGCCAAAATTTCGGTCATCGCTTATGGAGCTGACGAACTACCACCAATCGATGTTCCGACCGAGGAAGAGCGAATTATTCTAGCGACATTTGGAGTCGAGGTGGGGCGATACATGATTGTTATTGCGCGACCTGAACCCGAAAACTCCATTTTGGAAATCGTCGAGGCTTTCTGCAGAAGATCTCGTCCCGGCAAGCTCATCGTGCTAGGGCGGCTTTCTCCCCAATCGAACGCCTATCACTCACGTATCATGGACATGGCAAATTCCGACGTAATCATGCCTGGAGCAATCTTCGACAAAACAGTTGTGAAGACTCTACGTAGGTTCTCTATGGCTTATATCCACGGGCACAAGGTCGGCGGTACGAACCCCTCGCTCGTCGAGGCACTCGCCGCAGGAAATCCAGTCATCGCTCGATCAACCCCCTTCAACGCCTGGGTGGCTGGTCCGGGAGCAGAATACTTCCAGTCCACAACGCACCTTGACGACATTATTTCAAAGCTCTTCGCGGACCCTGAATGTCTTGCGAATATGCGTGCAGCAAGCCGCGCTCGATTCCAGGTTGACTTCAAGCAGGAGAAGATCCTTGGGGCTTATACCCAGCTTCTGGAGGCCTATGCAACTGACTAAAGAGAACACGATGCAGAGCTTTGTGCCAGGGCGTGTTTCCGTTATCACGGCAACATTCAATGCCGAAACACTGCTGGCGAGATGTATCAACAGCGTCTCTACGCAAGACTACCCCGATGTCGAACACGTGATCATCGACGGTGGATCTAGTGACCGCACCCTCGACGTTATTGAGCAATATAAGGACTACATCGGCTACTTTACAAGCGAGAAAGACAAGGGCATTTATGATGCTTGGAATAAAGGAGTGAAGGCTGCGACAGGAGAATGGATTGCTTTTCTCGGCTCTGACGATGAGTATTATCCAGGAGCAATCTCTTCCTACATGCGCCTCGCAGCCGGTCACCCCGGTACGGAGTACATGAGTTCTCAGGTCCGTTGGGTTCCGGCCCCACCTGAGAAAGTGAAAATCATCGGAGCCCCTTGGGATTGGCCAGGTTTCCAGCGTGAAATGCGTGTGGCCCATGTAGGAAGCATGCATCACCGCTCTCTGTTCCATCGGCTAGGACTATACGACTTGACGTACCGCATCACAGGAGATTACGAACTCTTGTTGCGCGCGGGGGATACTTTACGAACGGCCTTCCTTCCTCAAGTCACCGCTGAAATGCAAGCAGGTGGAACCAGCGATTCGTTCGAAGCGTTGGTCGAAGCGAAGAAAGCAAAGGTTCTTTCTGGAGGGCGATCGAGAGCGTGGGCTTCGTTCGAATATATGATCAAGCATTCGAAGCTCCAATACCGTCGAGGACTCGTAGCAG carries:
- a CDS encoding DUF1972 domain-containing protein, producing MEVQILGTRGVPAAHGGFETFAEVLALHLTKLGHRVTVYCQSDVTSSAKEDFWQGIRRIHLHGGEGPLGTMRFDLAAVRESLRSQGVPLILGYNTAIFSVLYLLKRRKTIMNMDGIEWKREKWSRVERLWLMFNEFLGARLSTHLIADHPEIARHLERHTSKAKISVIAYGADELPPIDVPTEEERIILATFGVEVGRYMIVIARPEPENSILEIVEAFCRRSRPGKLIVLGRLSPQSNAYHSRIMDMANSDVIMPGAIFDKTVVKTLRRFSMAYIHGHKVGGTNPSLVEALAAGNPVIARSTPFNAWVAGPGAEYFQSTTHLDDIISKLFADPECLANMRAASRARFQVDFKQEKILGAYTQLLEAYATD
- a CDS encoding glycosyltransferase family 2 protein, whose amino-acid sequence is MQLTKENTMQSFVPGRVSVITATFNAETLLARCINSVSTQDYPDVEHVIIDGGSSDRTLDVIEQYKDYIGYFTSEKDKGIYDAWNKGVKAATGEWIAFLGSDDEYYPGAISSYMRLAAGHPGTEYMSSQVRWVPAPPEKVKIIGAPWDWPGFQREMRVAHVGSMHHRSLFHRLGLYDLTYRITGDYELLLRAGDTLRTAFLPQVTAEMQAGGTSDSFEALVEAKKAKVLSGGRSRAWASFEYMIKHSKLQYRRGLVAAHRYWATR